In Neoarius graeffei isolate fNeoGra1 chromosome 15, fNeoGra1.pri, whole genome shotgun sequence, a single genomic region encodes these proteins:
- the LOC132898809 gene encoding cortexin domain-containing 1 protein, which produces MEETTPDPAFVDVDQGLTLACIAFLCLLLVAMIIRCAKVIMDPYSAIPTSTWEEQHLDD; this is translated from the coding sequence ATGGAGGAGACAACGCCAGACCCCGCGTTTGTGGATGTGGACCAGGGCTTGACTCTGGCATGCATTGCCTTCCTCTGCCTGCTACTGGTGGCCATGATCATCCGCTGTGCCAAAGTCATCATGGACCCGTACAGCGCCATCCCCACGTCCACCTGGGAGGAACAGCATCTAGATGACTAG